The Quercus robur chromosome 3, dhQueRobu3.1, whole genome shotgun sequence DNA segment TGGAGGTGGAGGGGAGGAAGAAGCAGTCCTTATCTAGCTCAACTGTTGAAGCACTGGTCAAAGAGCAATATGTAGCCAATAAAGGAGAGACTCCAGGTCCAAGAGGTCCGCCATTTCTGTATGCCACTCCTTCTCACCCCGGAAACCATGAGATGAGTGCAGGTCAGATGATTCAAGGTAGTGAATATGTTCCACTAAAAAAAGGTCCAGTCCCACCTTCTGCCCCTAATCCAACCACACATGGGCGATGATGCCATTGGCAACCCCTGATGAGCTGAGTAGTGCTGCAAAATATCCATTTTCTAGCCGTTTCTCTAGAAcatgattttcttttaaataaaatgtatgtGTATATGGTTGTGTGTATTAGTATCTACCCATGATAAAAGGGTGGtgttttgaattgaaattatGATTTTGTACCATTGTGTGCAATAACAAGTATGAAATAAACCCCATGCACCCTTTTATTATTCCTATAacattttgttttcatattgtTTGCTGCAAGTAATTAGTCAATGGTTAAGGCATGCCAGGTTGCTTTAATGTTCATGAACTATTAAACGTATTAAGGCATGTCACAAAGCTTAGAATTGCAAAATGAGATTAAGTTACCCACTACCGGTGCATTTGAGGCAAGGTGACTAGGCCTCATTGTAACAGTGGGCATATCGTTTgtgccaaattcaaaaaaaaaaaaaaaattatgtctgtaacattttcacaacaattcataattgataaattattattggtcTAATTtgaacaactacttaaattatttttttactcattaaTAACACCTTAacacttatgatttgttttaaaaatgttatgaaaatgctataattattcaatgttgtgaccaaaaaaaaaaaaaaaaaaccttcctaGATGGTTGGACTTGCACGTCAAAGTCGCATCGCAGCTTGAGGaacaaattaatataatatccAAATTTCAATTTAGTAGAGAAACTTCTACTAGAAGATTAATTTAGTCAAACACAATCCTGCCTAACTTCAAGCACTAATTAATAGAAAGATTCTATTAAAAGGGCATTAGGGCTTTATGCATGTACGTTACTACGTACAACGTTACGTACCTACTACGTCGCATTACGCATCTTTATTTTGTCGTTGCACGTGGAATGGCTGGTCGTTGCTAGGGCATGCAtcattattcaatattttaatcATGCATAATTGCATTCCTATACTTACTCAATATTTAAAGGGAAAAGTAAGATAGAGAGGCAGCAAGTTTTATCTGTAGGTGTTTGCCCTTTCCACATTAAGCAAAATAATAATGGTTGCCTTGGCGCATTAAATGAGAAATAAGAAGCAAAAACAAATTAGAAGTGACTTGTTTGcgacatttttataataaatcgtaagtaataagttattattggttttaatttgaacaattacttaaattacttttttaccaactaataacaacttaaaatttaagatttgttgtgaaaatgaagtaaaaatgttgtaaactcaatacttttcaaaataaatttgaagtttttaGTGACTTGTAGATAATTGAGGCATCAACCAAATTGACCTTCTTGATGGTTGGACTTGCACATTAAAGTCGCATCGCCTCATTTTTCGGTTCACATTCAAAATTACTAAGCCACAAATTAAAGctatatatgaaattttgaaaGCTAGAGAGTGAAAATGCACAGAGGAGAAGGAGATTTTTCAcgtgctttatatatatatatatatatatatatatggttgggttcaagttatataTGGTATAGctttaagcaatattacaccactcaataacttattattgaattcatattttgaaaattcaaccgttgaattacatgttttatatgttcttaacatgtatgccaaatttcatgtcaattaaatgtaatttaccattcgaATCACAAACtaatcttttatgcattatttcaaactacaaaaatttgaatttaaataattgattgatgacatggctattgatcttcgatcaccttgaaattttgcaagtatgaaaaatatacaaagataatgtaatctaacaatggatttgtcaaaatttgcatccaattaaaaactattggttggtgtaacattgtttagagTTACCCTAGTTGTAATTTGAACCTAacccatatatgtgtgtgtgtgactttAATGACTAATCCAAACAAGGACGTGGAAGTCCAATTACATAGTGATACATGTTCTAACCCGTAGTAATGGAATTCTTCtactcacaaaaaaaataagtaaataagtGTCAtagtaaattaatgaaaattttatatggaCCAATGACAACTGAAAACCAGAgtattattacaaaaatattgtcatatatatatttaggtatGTCATAAAGCATAAAATTGctacatgaattttttttttttttttttttttttttttttataggaagaccataacttttattaagaagaagataaaaataatacatCTTGAGTCACAACAGACTTAATCATATAAGGAATTTCCTCTATCCATGTTATAAAACCAACGATATGAGATGTATACCGAGCTAAAATATGAGTAGGGCGATTACCCTGTCaacaaatatgagaaaatttgGTCCTATGGAAGTCCTGCAGCTTTTGTCGAATGCCTTCTATAATATTACCAATAGCAGTAGGTGGCTCACAAAGATCATTTACTGTATTAACAACAATTCTAGAGTCACATTCAAAAATCACACCTCTAACACCCACATCCCAAGCAAAAAATGCACTTTCCTCCAAAGCCTTAGCTTCAGCCTCTAACGGTCCCAATGGAATGGGGATGGACTTGTTGATAGTAGCTTTGACACATCCCTCATGAGCCATAGATCATTTGGAAGTGCTCATTGAATCTCATCCTTCAACATGGTTTGGGACAACTTAAGGTTATCCGCCTGGAAGTCATCTAGTAAATACCGAGCTTTGCTCAGAATAGCAGACCCTGATTGTCGAGCCTTACCTTACCTCACTTCATTGCAATTAAACAATAAACACCATGCCACCATAACCACTAACTCTAGCAATTCATCCCCCATATTCTGCCTAAACTTCAGATGCCAAAGAAAGTCCACAAAATCTAGAGCAAGGAGCTCTTGTGGATAAAAAGGAATACCTAACAATACCCAAATTTCTTGTGCTTTCTCACATTCCCAAAAGACATGTCTCGTACTTTCTACACCAGAGCCACAAGCCTCACAAGTAGGAATATCAATCACCTTCCTTCGGCATAAGTTATCTTT contains these protein-coding regions:
- the LOC126720024 gene encoding uncharacterized protein LOC126720024; the protein is MYRFEPRLQCLSLVLLVVLVPHLLSEARPLNPSMEVEGRKKQSLSSSTVEALVKEQYVANKGETPGPRGPPFLYATPSHPGNHEMSAGQMIQGSEYVPLKKGPVPPSAPNPTTHGR